In one Pseudomonas sp. 31-12 genomic region, the following are encoded:
- a CDS encoding septation protein A: MKQFIDFIPLLLFFIVFKIDPRVVDIGGHQLTVGGIYSATAMLIISSLVVYGALFIKQRKLEKSQWLTLIACLVFGSLTLAFHSETFLKWKAPVVNWLFALAFIGSHFIGDQLLIKRIMGHALTLPDPVWTRMNIAWIGFFLFCGAANLFVAFTFQSYWVDFKVFGSLGMTLLFLVAQGIYLSRHLHDADTTTPKTED; this comes from the coding sequence GTGAAACAATTCATCGATTTCATCCCGCTCCTGCTGTTTTTCATCGTTTTCAAAATTGATCCACGGGTCGTCGACATCGGCGGTCATCAACTGACTGTAGGCGGTATTTACAGCGCCACCGCGATGCTGATCATCAGCTCCCTGGTAGTTTACGGTGCGCTGTTCATCAAGCAGCGCAAGCTGGAGAAGAGCCAGTGGCTGACCCTCATTGCCTGCCTGGTCTTCGGTAGCCTGACCCTGGCGTTCCACAGCGAGACCTTCCTGAAGTGGAAAGCGCCGGTGGTCAACTGGCTGTTCGCCCTCGCGTTCATTGGCAGCCACTTCATCGGCGACCAATTGCTGATCAAACGCATCATGGGCCACGCACTGACCCTGCCGGACCCGGTCTGGACGCGAATGAACATCGCCTGGATCGGCTTTTTCCTGTTTTGCGGCGCCGCCAACCTGTTCGTCGCGTTCACGTTCCAGAGCTACTGGGTCGACTTCAAAGTCTTCGGCAGCCTGGGCATGACGTTGCTGTTCCTGGTCGCCCAGGGCATTTACCTGTCCCGCCACCTGCACGACGCCGATACCACTACGCCAAAAACCGAGGACTGA
- a CDS encoding PHP domain-containing protein has product MNVDLHCHSTASDGALAPAVLVARAFEKGVRVLALTDHDTLEGLDEARSAATALGMQLVNGVELSCTWGGATIHVLGYGFDVNAVPLVDAIAKLHDGRWLRSEEISRKLALKGMPGALEGARAIQQELGDSGNAPARPHFADWMVREGFVKDRAEAFRKWLGAGKLGDVKQHWPTLEDTVETLRAAKAWVSLAHPWHYDFTRSKRRRLISDYIQAGGHAIEVVNGHQPAEQVGSLAILAREFGLLVSAGSDFHGPGGWSEIGEYRPLPEDLPPLWCRFKHDPIIAAV; this is encoded by the coding sequence GTGAATGTCGACTTGCACTGCCATAGCACCGCCTCCGATGGCGCTCTCGCGCCTGCTGTCCTGGTGGCGCGTGCGTTCGAGAAAGGCGTGCGAGTGCTGGCCTTGACCGATCACGACACCCTCGAAGGCCTCGATGAGGCCCGCAGTGCGGCCACGGCGCTGGGGATGCAACTGGTCAACGGCGTCGAATTGTCCTGCACCTGGGGTGGCGCGACCATTCATGTGCTCGGCTACGGATTTGATGTCAATGCCGTACCGTTGGTCGATGCCATCGCCAAATTGCACGATGGCCGCTGGCTGCGGTCCGAAGAAATAAGCCGCAAGCTGGCGCTGAAAGGCATGCCGGGCGCGCTGGAAGGTGCACGGGCCATCCAGCAGGAACTGGGCGACAGCGGCAATGCGCCGGCCCGTCCGCACTTCGCCGACTGGATGGTGCGTGAAGGTTTTGTCAAGGATCGCGCCGAAGCGTTCCGAAAATGGCTGGGCGCCGGCAAACTGGGCGACGTCAAGCAGCACTGGCCGACCCTGGAAGACACGGTCGAAACCCTTCGGGCCGCGAAGGCTTGGGTCAGCCTGGCGCATCCGTGGCACTACGATTTCACTCGCAGCAAGCGTCGCCGCCTGATTTCTGACTATATTCAAGCCGGGGGCCACGCAATTGAAGTGGTCAATGGCCATCAGCCCGCCGAACAAGTGGGCAGCCTGGCGATTCTAGCTCGTGAGTTCGGTCTGCTGGTCAGCGCCGGCAGTGATTTTCATGGCCCTGGAGGCTGGTCCGAGATCGGCGAATACCGCCCGCTCCCGGAGGATCTGCCACCACTGTGGTGTCGATTCAAACATGACCCAATTATTGCCGCCGTCTGA
- a CDS encoding L-threonylcarbamoyladenylate synthase, protein MSQFFQIHPENPQARLIKQAVEIIRNGGVVIYPTDSSYAIGCQIGDKNAVERVRRLRGLDDKHNFALICSDLSQLGLFAKIDTGLFRLLKAHLPGPYTFILNATREVPRLLLHPKKRTIGLRVPSHPIALALLEELGEPLMSVTLIMPGDTDPMSDPYEMRQLLEHQVDLIIDGGFGGIKASTVINLADGEPEVIRVGCGDPTPFMAEA, encoded by the coding sequence GTGAGTCAATTTTTCCAGATTCATCCGGAAAACCCGCAAGCGCGCCTGATAAAACAGGCTGTCGAGATCATCCGCAACGGCGGGGTGGTGATTTATCCCACAGACTCCTCCTACGCCATTGGTTGCCAGATCGGCGACAAGAATGCCGTGGAGCGCGTGCGCCGGTTGCGCGGGCTGGACGACAAGCACAACTTTGCATTGATTTGCAGCGACCTGTCGCAACTGGGCTTGTTCGCCAAGATTGATACCGGCCTTTTCCGCTTGCTCAAAGCGCACCTGCCGGGGCCGTACACCTTCATTCTCAACGCTACCCGTGAAGTCCCGCGGCTGTTGTTGCACCCGAAAAAACGCACCATAGGCCTGCGGGTGCCGAGCCATCCGATTGCCCTGGCGCTGCTGGAAGAACTGGGCGAGCCGCTGATGAGCGTGACCCTGATCATGCCCGGCGATACCGACCCAATGAGCGATCCTTACGAAATGCGCCAGTTGCTCGAGCATCAGGTCGACCTGATCATCGATGGCGGTTTCGGCGGCATCAAGGCGTCCACCGTGATCAACCTTGCCGACGGCGAGCCCGAAGTGATCCGCGTCGGTTGCGGCGACCCGACGCCGTTCATGGCCGAGGCGTAG